The window TTCCGGGACTTTCTAAATATCGGACCCAAATCCATCTGGGCTATCGAGAGTTGGCCGAACCGACCTCCGAGAGTATCAATTACATACATGTATGTTTTTTCCCTTGTGTAAGCATAACTCTGTGCATAAATTGCAAAAAAGGAGAAGAAAATGAAACAAAGTTCAGATACTCACATGACACTTAGCAAATATTAGTCATAACTCTACTCCAAACATAATTGAAATCAAAGATCCAATTAAGACTAACGTTTCCAAGCCGAACGAGTAGTGCAAATTGTTACACCGACTGATGCAAATTACTTTATAAACAACCAATCAAAAATCTGCTGAGTGGTTTGGAGTTTGATTGATAAACAAATATGTATGTTTTTTTATACATgagtaaaaacaaaataattgcGTTAGAGAGGGTAAAAACGTTGTTAAATATCCTGAATCAATAACTTTTAAATTGTAAGTACAATTATCTATACTATTAAATTAAGCAAAACCTCCTTATAATAACTGAATTTGGTGTGATTTATGACGTagtttgatttttatgaaaataattctgtcaatatattcaaataattatCAACATATTGTCTCCTATAAATGAATATACTCCTTCGTTATATTCAAATGTtcacacatatattttaatataacatatttaatatatatttattataatcatATTATTATGATACACTGATCCTGGTCTACGTATGCCTATGGTTGAGGCAGAGCTCTCGGCTATCCATTTTGGTTTGATGCTTGCTGTGAGAGGtaacttttctgatgtttggGTCTTCTCGGACTCCTGTAATGCTGTTAAAGAGGTAATGTCGAAGTCTGAGGCTCGAAACCATCAAGGACTGTTAGTCTTGAACATATTGGATATTTTAACTTTTGGTagatttaaaaagttaaatcatGTTAGTAGAAATGCAAACAAGTTAGCGCACTGTTTGGCGCATTTTGTTTTATCTCATCCTTCTCGTTCATGTTGGATGGATGGTTTTTACCCATCGTGGTTGATGGATGTAGCTACTgttgatttaattaatgcatAATATCTGAtttcaactcaaaaaaaaaataataactaaaatatttaaaaataataaaaaaaattatacaaacgACAATGCAAGCATAAAAACATAGTTTTAAATTATggatatacttttttttttaattgtgaatTGTACCGTGACGTCGATATGGATATGACGGCGATCGATGAGAGCcaagtcaaataattttttcttttttggttttttaaaaaagaaagataaaagTTGGCCCACtctttatattttgaaaattcataaataatttatttgaattgttCATTATTACATTAATTATCGTACGAATACAATTGAATGGAGACatatagatttttaaatttgaggGGATGACATTTTAATATAATAGCGAATaatacaatttatttatttttatcaacaaTTTGATAACAAATGAATTTACTCGAGCTTCTTGTTTTAACTTTTAAGATTTGCTGATGTCTAAACTTTATGCTCTACTTTTGCTGACATCTACTCTTTGCACAACCCATTTTTTTTTAGCATAAAGTTCACAAGAAGTGTCATCTCCCTTCAGTGGTGCAATAATAAaacgaaaaataattttttttttctttgcctATTCATTTGTCGAATTTCGGGTTTtgattcattaaatttttaaagtttaattttaatatattaacttttaattttcgaatATTTTCGTCCAGTTGTTGACATAGTATCTGACAAACGTCACAATTTTTCGATGCGACATCATCATTTTTGAGTTCTATATCAACTAAGTagatcaaaatattgaaaataaaaaattaatgtacaaaatcaaactttaaacTTAGTAcactaaaattcaaaattgaacAATCTAGtataccaaaaaaaatatttcccataacaattaatatttttttggtaaaaaaatttacCCATAAAAGTCGACGCTGATCAGGTAAACTATATTAAACAAATCCGATACGACGGATTCACAGTTGAGATGGTAAAGACAAAAGAGATCGAACCAGAATTTTTGATAGAAACTCACCCTGTTCAACCATTAAAACTAGATCAGAGAGACGAAGATTTCTTGGTCTAATGTAAATAGAATGCACGCAATTAATTTCCATCCACTCCCTTCACATCCCCAACCACTTTGAAAAGTCCATGTTGGTTGCTATGTTTctcaagtttttttttcctgaCAAGTTGAAAGGCCGCATGTGCTAAATGTCTTGTTTgtgtataaatatataattgtatattttttaatttcagaaagattttaataaattaattaagctaTATGTTCGATCAATTTAAAACTTGAACAACTAGTCTACAAATATCATATAAACGGAAAATGACATTTATGTATgagtattttgaatttttgagtGAAAAAAGAGTGTCGAAtttcatatatttgatttgaattAGAGTacggtaaatgaaaattttctgggcttggttggcttctagtaGCCCTCTCTTTCCGAGTGAAGCTTTTACCGTGTGCATTCGGAGTAAGCAAGAACAAAACGACAAAGTCTTTGGTTGTCCCAAATCTACACACGGTTTTGCTCATTAATTTCAGATTGCTGCGTTTTCAGCTCAGCAACATATGGGATAAAAATCCAATCTTTCTTGGTTCtggagtttcgattttctctgtGTCTGTGTTTAGTGTGTACAGTTATATAGCGTCGGATCAATTATTGGTTTCACATCAAGCATGCTGATTCGACGGTTTCTTGCATTCATTTGTATATTTGTTCTAGCCTCGGAAGCAGCCGTTTTGCCAGCTGATGAAGGTTCTTACTTTATAATTTATGGGTTTAATGTGCCCGTGGATTTAGAAACTTTGAGGAGCTTATgcagaaaaaggaaaagaaaattgaaaatctGAGCTTGGATATTTGAGCTTTGAAAAATTATCTATTTTGGGTGTGCACCGAGCTGCCttctttcttgttttgattTTCGACATTCCGTAAAAAGAAAATGCGTGTATGCGTTTGTTTTTGCAGTGGAGTCTCTGAAGCTTATAGCAAGGACTTTGGGGAAGACAAATTGGAACTTTGAGGTTGATCCATGCAGCGGTGAATCAGGTTGGAGGACATCAAATCCGATTAGTGGGAGCGAGAATGCAGTCAACTGCAGCTGCACCTATGAGAATAACTCCGTTTGCCATGTTGTTAGCATGTCAGTATACTTTTGCAGCACTCATATATGTACAGTATAAATATCCCAACTTAAGCTGGGAAGATTCTTCGCAAAAACGGGTTTAAGGTGTTTTGGTATTGATGGAGTTGGAATTAATAAGCACTCTGCTTGAAAATTTGGTTAAAAAGCACTTCCGTGAAAAAGTCACCATCATAAACTTTGTTTGTTGAATGTTTTCTGGGTTGAAACCATGACTTCTGACTGAATGATGGTGTATTTAGAGGGATATGGGGATTGAGTCTTAAGAAAGGAGATGTTTATGAGTATATGATAGCATGTGTGTGAATGATTTGATCCCTTCCTCCTGTTTTAATGTAATGGAGTTCTCTTGCAGTGTTTTGAAATCACAAAACCTTGATGGAAGGCTCCCTCCAGAGCTTGTGAGACTCCCTTTCCTCCAAGAAATGTAAGTTTGAAGCACATTTTCATGCACACGTCCCAACAACTAATTTAACCGTCAATGCCTTAGAAGTTTCCAATTACTTTTATTGCAGCGACCTGAGTCGTAACTACCTCAATGGTAGTATTCCTCGAGAATGGGGTTCCACGAAACTCGTACACATGTATGTATATCATtatataaactttttttttccctGGTACGAATTTAGTTGAAGCAATAGTTTTAGGTTGCCCTCTTCCTGCTAAGCACATAATCTTGATTTACTGCAGTTCTCTCCTTGGAAACCGTTTGACGGGTCCGATACCAGAAGAACTTGCCAACATCAGCACGCTTACGGATTTGTAAACCTTTTTTGTTACCCGcttgaattttatcactttTTTTTAGTTTCCAAGTCGTTTCTTGATTTGAAGTATCTGCTGCTTAAATATTTTCCTACCTGTTTAATAACTCTGCAGAGTTTTGGAAGCCAATCAGTTTTCTGGAGCTATACCCCCACAGTTTGGGAATTTGAGTCGCATAGACAGATTGTAAGACCCTTAGATcagtaaaattatgaaatttggTTTTGTCCCCTCACATTCTTTTTCAGTTCAGGTGTGGTCTATATGTTTTATTTCTCCTTTTTGGCTTAGTTTGATGATTGATAGCCtgctgttattattattattttgaaggcTACTTTCATCTAACAATTTAACCGGCGAATTACCAAATACTCTGGCAAATTTGACCACATTGACAGATTTGTAAGTTTTTTCCCTGTTTTATTCAATTTCAATTAGTCGTGTTCTCCTCCTTGATAGCAATTCTGAACTTCATATTAATGCAGCCGTATTAGTGATAACAACTTCAGAGGAAGCATACCCGATTTCATAGAAAAGTGGattaacattgataaaatgtaaGGCTTGATTGACTCTCGTTTATGTGTTCTTCCTGTATATAAGTTAATATTTACTTTCAATTTGATAATGGCAGAGCGATACAGGCTAGTGGTCTATCTGGACCGATACCTTCCGGTATTTCTTTGCTTACCAAGTTAACTGACTTGTGAGTATAACATATGATCATTTTATTGATCCTATGCATGTACTATTGTTGAAATTACGATAACATCGATTTTTTGCATCCTGAATATGCAGGAGAATTAGTGACTTGAACGGGGATGAATCGACAATTCCACATCTTAATAACGCAATAGCGCTCGACACGCTGTTAGTGTTATGCTTATACATTGCTCTCCAGCCAAAATATATCTTTGCTTGTGTGTGACTCATTGAATCTTGTGATGCAGAATTTTGAGGAGTTGCAACATCGTGGGTGAATTGCCGATATATCTAGGGGACTTGAAAGCCCTGAAAGTCTTGTCAGtagaattctttctttcttcttgaTGTTTCTGTTTCCTTGATTTCTCTCCTGAAATTATTGATAGTTCTAACTTGTAGCACATCAGCTTGAAATTCACAATTTGCACTTCTTATGCAGAGACTTGAGTTTCAACAAGTTAAGTGGACCAATTCCTGATAGCTTTTTTGGTCTGGCAGAAACGGATTATGTGTAAGAGTTTTTAGTGCCTAACTTTcttctgttatttatttataaacgaACTGCTGTCTGCTGTCTGCTGTAATAGAGTTAACTCACATATCTGACTTTGAGATGATTTGCCTTTGTAGTTTTAGTGATTGACTCAATAGTTATAATAAATTCCAGGGATCTTCACTTAGCTTAGTTTCTTCTTAGCTGATCTGCTAACCTCGCGAGGTTTATTGGTGTGATTTCATCGTATCAAATTCGATCCCAACTTCctacataattaacaaattttCTTTCCGGAAATTAGAATAGAAATAATCCTACTTTACCATGAAAAAATTGCTAAAGTATTTCATAGATAGCTTGAGATTTTCTTATGTGTTTGTTTGTTTTGCCAGCTATCTTACTGGGAATTCTTTAAATGGGCCATTGCCGCCTTGGATGCTGAGAACTGGGGATAGCATGTatgttttgttttcttgttaACCAGGAGTAGACTAACTTACCCCTCGCCCcctaaatgattttttttttaattttcttgtttatgttTTCATAAAGGTAAATTCCCTCCTAAATCGATCAAACCACCCTCCTTCATCTGGTCTCATCTCCCTTCCCCAAATTATTAGTCTTCCCTGTTGTTAACTTGCCGTTTTCGTTGTTTCCATTTATGTATGATGTTGTATCCTCGTCCcttctttatattatttttgtcaaTGGACGTAACCACACACTGTAGTTTATGTGATCATTTTTAGTTAATACATACATGTATTTTATCCAAGTTAAATTTGGTAAAGTTAGGAGTTTTTACATTTTCAAGTTCGTTATTGGTCCCGGTCCTCTTTTTTGAAAGGTAGGTTTAGTGGGATAAAAAGCCTGTCTGAATGCTCGAACAGTTTAACATTTGTTCAATTTGTATGCAGTGACCTATCTTACAACAATCTAACATCTGAAAGTTCAGCTTCAAGTTGTCAGCCACGTGGTGCCCTGTGAGATTCTGATCACTTGACTTACCATTTCACTATCTTTGAATTCCCACATTTCATTGACATTTAACCAAATTTACAGGAATTTGTTTGCAAGCTCGAAGGGGAATACCTCGTGAGTTTTCTGGGGATAGTTAAATTCTTTGTCCTTATTCTTATTATTCAAATGGATTTATCTGATTTGCTGTAGCATGGactaatcaaaatcaaacatcTTTCGTCCCTACCATCACACAAAACTTAATGAACACTCAGCACTTGTCCCCCTTTCGTCCCAAAAtttgagtattttatttaatccaTTGCATTCCAGGTCGAGCATgctttttggacaaaaatttgAATTAGGGGTTCAGAACTGAGTTTAAAACACTCAACTTAGGCAAGTAGGGTGGACACACGCAGCACATATTAGGTTTCCCATTAGTTTTTAATGTGCTTGTGATTGCAAGGACAAGAGATGTTAGAATTTGATGAGTAAGAGACGAACACGAAAGAGAGATCGTAACTGTTTTAGTGAAAAACAATAGGAACTAAAAATATTCTTATCCTGTATTACACGAATCATTTTTCTCTGTATCATGATGCTGAATTGTGGTGAACGTCGCTTTGTCTTTCCAGCGGTATTGTTTCCTGTTTAAGAAGCGACAATTGTGAATTAAGTAAGTTTTTATGTAAATTCTTTTTTAACATCACCAACATTCGAGTATCCTTTTTATACTTTTAAAGTTTTTCTCTCTCAGAATATCGCTCTATGCGCATTAACTGTGGCGGAAGACAAGTGGATGATGATAATGGTGCTACTTATGAAGATGATTCGAATGGTGGTGGACCTTCAAGTTTGTATCGAAGTACAAACTGGGTGAGTAGCAGTACTGGCCATTTCTTGGATGATCAAATCTCTACCGACTCATACATCTCACAAAATGCCTCGAGCATTTCTGGGAATAATTCACAGCTGTATATGAACGCACGGATTTCCCCTCTGTCATTGACTTATTATGGTTTTTGTCTGATAAACGGAAACTACACAGTAGACCTTCACTTTGCAGAAATCCAGATAACTGATGACAGAACATACAGTAGCCTGGGAAGGCGTATCTTTGATGTCTATATTCAGGTACCTGAGTACATATTCATCAAATTTTACATATTCTGCAACTGCTTGTAGTTGCCAGGTTCTTATTTTGGTCAAATTGTTACAGGGAAATAGGGTGTTGAAAGATTTCAACATTGAAGATGAAGCAGGAGGAGCTAACAAGGGAATCAAAAGAAATTTCACTGCAATCGTAATGGATAACACCTTGGACATCCGATTCCATTGGGCTGGAAAAGGGACAACTGCTCTTCCTCGTAGAGGAGTATACGGTCCTCTCATTTCTGCGATTTCTGTTAATCCTGGTTAGTTGTGTATTATTTCTCTGATTCTCGTGATTTGGACAGTAACAGAATTTGTTTGCTTTGTCAACATGACTTCCAAATCATGGAGACTACTTCATATCGTAGAAATCAAAATGCAACAATTGTTGTAACTCTAACTTCATAGCAATATATCCTCCACTTTCACACAATCATTCGCCGTTGGATATGGGAAGCGGAAAACAATGTCGAGGAGTAACAATTGTCCTTTTTTTATCATGTGTGGTTGTCTGCATGAtattgtgataaaaaaaaacagtGTTTAGACATatgtaaaatttaaatactgaGTTACACAATTACAATCATTTATAGTTTTCTGTACctaatttgttttttgtttttgaatttttatcacctttaaatattagtttacTTTCTCCATATATTCAGATTTTGAACCACCGAAAGGAAATAGCATCTCGGCAGGAGCTATAGTTGGGATAGTTATCGCAGTTCTTTTTATGGCCTCGCTAATTTTTGGTATTCTTTGGTGGAAGGACTGCTTTGTGCGGAAAGACACTTTGGAATATGGTATTGAAATTACCGATTCATACCTACCTCTTTGCCTAGTTTTCTAAGTTTTGGTTTTCGAGTCCATGAATACATTGCAAATGCATCATTTCATGCATGTGGTACAAATTAACAACAACGATACAACACGAGACTTTATCCCATTAAGTGAGGTCGGCTATATGGATCCTCCTATGCCATTGTGCTTTATCAATATTAGCCTATCCATTGTTGTATGTAGTACAAATTAATGGTTGTCTAAATTTGTTTTTGTCTTACAAACTCATTTTGTAGAACTAAGGGGTGTAGACTTGAACACTGGGTCATTTACCCTACGGCAAATTAGAGCTGCCACAAATAATTTTGACCCTGCTAATAAGATTGGAGAAGGTGGTTTTGGTCCTGTATATAAGGTAGCATAAAATAGAATTTTTTCCAAGTTTGTTCTCCTTAAATTGCCATCATTACCTTCTCATTCAGTTTGGTATCTGTTTTTCTGAAGGGTTCTCTTTCAGATGGTACCATCATAGCTGTGAAGCAACTTTCTTCCAAATCGAAGCAAGGGAATCGCGAGTTTGTGAATGAAATAGGCATGATTTCTGCTCTTCAACATCCTCATCTGGTAAAGCTATATGGATGTTGTATCGAAGGCAACCAATTGTTGCTTGTTTATGAATTCATGGAAAATAACAGCCTTGCTCGTGCATTATTCGGTATGTTTGATTGGTTGCTTGACACTTTTTTTCCCAAATCCGTGTCACAATTCTTGAATGCGTATCCATATACTGAGCATGATGTTTGTAGGTCGAGAAGAACATCAGTTGCACTTAGATTGGCCAACAAGGCACAGGATCTGCATTGGTATAGCACGAGGTTTGGCTTATCTCCACGAAGAGTCGAGATTGAAAATCGTCCATCGTGACATAAAGGCTACCAATGTGCTTCTTGATAAAAATCTAAACCCAAAAATATCTGATTTTGGTCTTGCCAAGCTTGATGAAGACGACAACACGCATATAAGCACCCGCATTGCTGGAACTTTGTAAGTATTGTAAAACTCTGCTGCTTTTTGTGTTTGGGAAAGTAATATTTGGCACCTCTCTGTACTACACATATATGGGAAGCAGTAGTTACGATCACCGCTTCTTACATTTTATAATTCATATTCAGTGGATATATGGCGCCTGAATATGCTATGCGAGGCTATTTGACTGACAAAGCAGACGTATACAGCTTCGGAATCGTTCTTTTAGAAATTGTCAGCGGAAGGAGCAACACTAGCCTCAGGCCAAAGGAGGAGTCCTTCTACCTTCTTGATTGGGTATATCTGATACGATATGATGCATCTTTATTTGTTCCTTTATTATTGTCTCTCTTTGTCGCCTCCTATGTACACGTAGGATCAAATTTCACGTTAAATATGCTGAAATATAAGAGTTTGTCTGCCaccttttttttcaaatatactTCTCCATACGGCCACCCTGTCAAATTTTTGGTTACTTAGCTTAATATATGAACCAAACCGTTATTTACCGAGTGATGTAGTGGCATAAACCTCTTCCATGCACTAAGGGAGAAGTGTGGGTTCTTCGAACTCACGCACCATAAAATTCATTATACCATCTTATCAGTCACGCGCAACACTGCTGATACAAGTCACTCTCGAACAGCATATAGATATTACTGCAGAAACACTTCATACCACACTATTAACATAATTCTTGGCATTTCctcttcctttttcttttcttaggCTCATTATTTGAGGAGAAATGGAGATTTAATGGAACTAGTTGACCCAAGATTGAAGTCCAACTTCAACAAAAAAGAAGTTACCACAACAATCAATGTAGCTTTCCACTGTACAAATGCAGTGTCTGCAGAAAGACCAAGCATGTCAGCGGTGGTAAGCATACTGGATGGAAGAATTGGTATCCAGGAGTTTGTTTCGGTCTCGA of the Primulina huaijiensis isolate GDHJ02 chromosome 1, ASM1229523v2, whole genome shotgun sequence genome contains:
- the LOC140977142 gene encoding probable leucine-rich repeat receptor-like serine/threonine-protein kinase At3g14840: MLIRRFLAFICIFVLASEAAVLPADEVESLKLIARTLGKTNWNFEVDPCSGESGWRTSNPISGSENAVNCSCTYENNSVCHVVSIVLKSQNLDGRLPPELVRLPFLQEIDLSRNYLNGSIPREWGSTKLVHISLLGNRLTGPIPEELANISTLTDLVLEANQFSGAIPPQFGNLSRIDRLLLSSNNLTGELPNTLANLTTLTDFRISDNNFRGSIPDFIEKWINIDKIAIQASGLSGPIPSGISLLTKLTDLRISDLNGDESTIPHLNNAIALDTLILRSCNIVGELPIYLGDLKALKVLDLSFNKLSGPIPDSFFGLAETDYVYLTGNSLNGPLPPWMLRTGDSIDLSYNNLTSESSASSCQPRGALNLFASSKGNTSGIVSCLRSDNCELKYRSMRINCGGRQVDDDNGATYEDDSNGGGPSSLYRSTNWVSSSTGHFLDDQISTDSYISQNASSISGNNSQLYMNARISPLSLTYYGFCLINGNYTVDLHFAEIQITDDRTYSSLGRRIFDVYIQGNRVLKDFNIEDEAGGANKGIKRNFTAIVMDNTLDIRFHWAGKGTTALPRRGVYGPLISAISVNPDFEPPKGNSISAGAIVGIVIAVLFMASLIFGILWWKDCFVRKDTLEYELRGVDLNTGSFTLRQIRAATNNFDPANKIGEGGFGPVYKGSLSDGTIIAVKQLSSKSKQGNREFVNEIGMISALQHPHLVKLYGCCIEGNQLLLVYEFMENNSLARALFGREEHQLHLDWPTRHRICIGIARGLAYLHEESRLKIVHRDIKATNVLLDKNLNPKISDFGLAKLDEDDNTHISTRIAGTFGYMAPEYAMRGYLTDKADVYSFGIVLLEIVSGRSNTSLRPKEESFYLLDWAHYLRRNGDLMELVDPRLKSNFNKKEVTTTINVAFHCTNAVSAERPSMSAVVSILDGRIGIQEFVSVSSTFSMNSASRRETNGEGDVRNTKVEHSQSISMDVPWTNSSTSTSDLYPLTLDTDHSESRY